Proteins found in one Lysinibacillus fusiformis genomic segment:
- a CDS encoding sensor histidine kinase has protein sequence MKWKLTARFLLSVLSIVIIVIFVNTAIFMGLLTYRFATDSEGASATKEENFVREFQKYIEIKNGATSINADGLEQLHQRNAWIQLLDENGQVIDAHFAPDKAPSHYAPIDLIQVYKYKEFDSDTTVYIGSKDAFSYLIGIKGSGVTRFVTHVSGTSLLQFIGKFGLFIVIADLLVATLVGWLFGRTLTKPLYAMIERIHHLKNHDHKSVKAPGGVYKPVFENLNEVSRELAAHEQERKRLEIMREEWISNVSHDMKTPLASIRGYAELLNDAQITNIEQMAYAQIIEKQSLHMQNLLDDLNLTMRLRHQQLPLTRKEVNMVPFIREIVIETLNTPQYEQANLAFEAVTENSLHQIDEHFMRRAIMNFLHNALLHNVPDVSVHVSVDENTITICDNGKGIAPEDLEHIFERYYRGTNTDKTAGTGLGTAIARDIIEAHGGTVTITSEKGKGTSVIIYLQKEFPSPNQEI, from the coding sequence ATGAAGTGGAAATTAACGGCTCGCTTTCTCCTTTCCGTGCTTTCTATAGTCATCATTGTTATTTTCGTCAATACAGCTATCTTCATGGGACTTCTTACTTATCGGTTTGCAACTGATTCTGAAGGCGCTTCTGCCACTAAAGAGGAAAACTTTGTGCGGGAATTTCAAAAATATATTGAAATAAAAAATGGAGCAACCTCCATCAATGCAGACGGACTTGAACAATTGCATCAAAGAAATGCTTGGATACAATTGCTTGATGAAAATGGTCAAGTTATTGATGCTCATTTTGCGCCAGATAAAGCACCATCGCACTATGCACCTATCGACTTAATTCAAGTATATAAATATAAAGAATTTGATTCTGATACTACGGTGTATATTGGCAGTAAGGATGCTTTTAGTTATTTAATTGGTATTAAAGGTAGTGGTGTTACAAGATTTGTTACGCATGTTTCTGGTACATCACTCTTACAGTTTATAGGGAAATTTGGATTGTTCATCGTGATTGCTGACTTATTAGTAGCTACATTGGTAGGATGGCTTTTTGGTCGTACATTAACGAAACCTCTATATGCGATGATAGAGCGCATTCATCATTTAAAGAATCATGATCATAAGTCTGTTAAAGCTCCTGGTGGTGTCTACAAGCCAGTTTTTGAAAACTTAAATGAAGTATCACGAGAATTGGCAGCCCATGAACAGGAGAGAAAGAGACTAGAGATTATGCGTGAAGAATGGATCAGTAATGTCTCCCACGATATGAAAACGCCACTAGCCTCTATTCGGGGTTATGCAGAACTATTAAATGATGCACAAATAACAAATATTGAGCAAATGGCGTACGCACAAATTATAGAAAAACAATCATTGCATATGCAAAATCTACTGGATGACTTAAATTTAACGATGCGTTTAAGACATCAACAGCTTCCACTTACACGAAAAGAAGTTAACATGGTGCCTTTCATTCGTGAGATAGTGATTGAAACATTAAATACACCACAATATGAACAGGCTAATCTTGCGTTCGAGGCAGTCACTGAGAATAGTCTGCATCAAATCGATGAACATTTTATGCGCAGAGCTATCATGAACTTTTTACACAATGCGCTCCTTCATAATGTTCCAGATGTATCTGTTCATGTGTCTGTTGATGAGAATACTATTACAATTTGTGATAATGGCAAAGGGATAGCCCCAGAGGATCTTGAACATATTTTTGAGCGCTATTACCGAGGTACAAATACGGACAAAACAGCTGGTACTGGTTTAGGTACAGCAATTGCTAGAGATATCATCGAGGCCCATGGAGGAACAGTGACCATCACCTCAGAAAAAGGAAAAGGTACAAGCGTTATTATTTATTTACAAAAGGAATTTCCAAGTCCAAACCAAGAAATTTAG
- a CDS encoding ABC transporter permease produces the protein MTLFSLARKNIQRNMSNYFLYIASMVFSIVIYFTFVTLKYNDDLSALKQSSQQIKGLMSASSVVLLFFIVIFMAYSNSFFMKKRKKEVALYSLLGVRKQKIGLMLFFENLVIGLVSLVLGIVLGFFMSQGLLMILVRLMGYEVVGSLTFSMEALINTTGIFTLLFLFTSLQGYRVIYQFKLIDLFHADKQGEQIPRASLVAALLGTVLIAFGYYTAASDMFTSEIWRFFTVLGTPLMVIGVTIAGTYLLFHSVSVFVLTALKRATSWSWKGLNLIGVSQLLYRIRANAKSLSIIAILSATTITAGGGVFGMYYNAEASVRQMLPNTFMWKGETVEFSQEDVLYNEALAVKNLRVDNELSFFEYTLLKESDYNRLAKLQGKDRELHIADGSTVLLDAAFDERFSHDFTGEDFKLQNGDSFHVDKMYMDSVLNFIAAGTVLVVNDQEFKATDADEMIMQVVGLDNDLKQQDVSKDIYKQLSFEQQESFSSVPQSYEDSLATVGALLFVGSFLGLVFLAATGSIIYFKILTEAEEDQAKYAILNKIGVNSKQILKTVAGQVAVIFSAPLIVGIVHSAFALLAFSQLFGMNITKPVILWMIAYSAIYFIYYVFTVRSFYKIVRQGN, from the coding sequence ATGACGTTATTTAGCTTAGCGCGGAAAAATATTCAACGCAATATGTCGAATTACTTTTTATATATTGCCTCGATGGTATTTAGTATCGTTATTTACTTTACGTTTGTGACGCTCAAATACAATGATGATCTTTCAGCCTTAAAGCAATCGTCACAACAAATTAAAGGATTGATGAGTGCCTCGTCCGTAGTACTTCTGTTCTTCATTGTTATCTTTATGGCCTATTCCAATTCGTTTTTTATGAAGAAGCGGAAAAAAGAAGTGGCCCTTTACTCTTTACTAGGTGTGCGTAAGCAAAAAATCGGCTTAATGCTCTTTTTTGAGAATTTAGTGATAGGGCTTGTTTCTCTAGTACTTGGTATTGTTCTAGGATTCTTTATGTCTCAAGGGCTGTTAATGATTTTAGTACGCTTAATGGGCTATGAAGTGGTTGGTAGCCTGACATTTTCAATGGAGGCACTAATTAATACAACGGGCATTTTTACTCTACTGTTTTTATTTACGTCCTTACAGGGATATCGTGTGATTTATCAATTTAAGCTAATTGATTTATTCCATGCAGACAAACAGGGGGAGCAAATTCCACGTGCATCATTAGTAGCCGCTTTACTTGGTACTGTACTTATTGCATTTGGTTATTATACAGCTGCCTCTGATATGTTTACGAGTGAAATATGGCGATTCTTTACGGTGTTAGGGACGCCATTAATGGTTATAGGCGTAACGATTGCAGGGACATACCTTCTATTCCATAGTGTGAGCGTCTTTGTGTTAACGGCATTAAAAAGAGCAACATCATGGTCTTGGAAGGGCTTAAACTTAATTGGTGTTTCTCAATTATTGTATCGTATCAGAGCCAATGCAAAATCGTTGTCGATCATTGCAATTTTAAGTGCCACAACGATTACTGCTGGCGGTGGTGTCTTTGGCATGTATTACAATGCAGAAGCAAGTGTGCGTCAGATGCTGCCAAATACATTTATGTGGAAAGGCGAGACAGTAGAATTTTCTCAAGAAGATGTCTTATATAATGAAGCACTGGCTGTGAAAAATCTACGTGTTGATAATGAATTGTCGTTTTTCGAATATACATTACTGAAGGAATCGGATTATAATCGATTAGCGAAATTACAAGGCAAGGATAGAGAGCTACACATTGCAGATGGCTCTACGGTTTTACTTGATGCAGCCTTCGATGAACGATTTTCACATGATTTTACAGGTGAAGATTTTAAACTACAAAACGGAGATTCCTTCCATGTAGATAAAATGTACATGGATAGCGTCCTAAACTTTATAGCAGCGGGAACAGTACTCGTTGTGAATGATCAGGAATTTAAGGCTACAGATGCCGATGAGATGATCATGCAGGTCGTTGGATTGGACAATGATTTGAAACAGCAGGATGTGTCAAAAGACATTTACAAGCAATTGTCTTTTGAACAGCAAGAATCCTTCTCGAGTGTACCGCAAAGCTATGAGGATAGTTTAGCAACAGTTGGTGCCCTATTGTTTGTAGGAAGCTTTCTGGGATTGGTTTTCCTAGCGGCAACGGGTAGTATCATCTATTTCAAAATTTTAACGGAAGCTGAAGAAGATCAGGCGAAATATGCTATTTTAAATAAAATTGGTGTAAATAGTAAGCAAATATTAAAGACAGTAGCAGGACAGGTGGCTGTCATTTTTAGTGCTCCACTTATTGTAGGTATTGTGCATAGTGCGTTTGCATTACTAGCATTTTCACAGCTATTTGGCATGAATATTACAAAGCCAGTCATTCTGTGGATGATTGCATATTCAGCTATTTACTTTATTTATTATGTCTTTACCGTGCGTTCGTTCTATAAAATAGTGAGACAGGGGAATTAA
- a CDS encoding response regulator transcription factor encodes MQEPTILVVDDEADLANLLKVSLQKEGYKQIHTAGTIHDAWTSFQQTTPDIVLLDVMLPDGEGYDLCRRIREVSHVPVLFMSAKNEEIDKILGLAIGGDDYITKPFSPKEVAYRVKAQLRRAGYQTQDTVTNIVEKALQIGPFQLNADETEVHKDGVLLELTAKEIGLMACFMHNPNRILSKETLFERVWGEDFFGSDNTVMVHIRRLREKIEQDPSNPLYITTVKGLGYKFIIPKEAQE; translated from the coding sequence GTGCAAGAACCAACTATTTTAGTAGTGGATGATGAGGCTGATTTAGCCAATCTGCTAAAAGTAAGCTTACAAAAAGAGGGCTATAAACAAATTCATACAGCTGGCACCATCCACGATGCTTGGACAAGCTTTCAACAAACAACACCCGATATTGTACTTCTAGATGTCATGCTTCCAGATGGTGAGGGCTACGATTTATGTAGACGTATCCGTGAAGTATCACATGTCCCTGTGCTCTTTATGTCTGCTAAAAATGAAGAAATTGATAAAATTTTAGGGCTTGCCATTGGCGGAGATGATTATATTACAAAACCTTTTAGCCCTAAAGAAGTTGCTTATCGTGTGAAGGCTCAATTACGTAGAGCTGGCTATCAAACACAAGATACCGTAACGAACATTGTCGAAAAAGCGCTACAGATTGGACCATTTCAGTTGAATGCAGATGAAACAGAGGTCCATAAAGATGGCGTTTTATTGGAGTTAACAGCTAAGGAAATTGGTTTAATGGCGTGCTTTATGCACAATCCCAATCGAATCTTAAGTAAAGAAACATTGTTTGAACGTGTATGGGGAGAGGATTTTTTTGGTTCTGATAACACGGTTATGGTGCATATTCGCCGTTTACGTGAAAAAATTGAGCAGGATCCCTCTAACCCGCTATATATCACAACCGTAAAAGGACTTGGCTATAAATTTATCATTCCAAAAGAGGCACAAGAATGA
- a CDS encoding YxeA family protein, which translates to MKKVFFGIGALFILFVAGLVVLMTVDFNRLNKDTYYVHITADGEVEEYKTDSGEIFKMYWYELPTYDKNGEEKTLKFSAHKNLRQDAYLKLYVKKETEVTSFDEVKFHELPKKVQNQMK; encoded by the coding sequence ATGAAAAAAGTATTTTTCGGAATAGGTGCGTTGTTCATCTTATTCGTAGCAGGATTGGTTGTATTGATGACTGTAGACTTTAACCGATTAAATAAAGACACATACTATGTCCATATTACAGCTGATGGTGAGGTAGAGGAGTATAAGACAGATAGTGGTGAAATCTTTAAAATGTATTGGTATGAGCTACCTACTTACGATAAAAATGGGGAAGAGAAAACATTAAAGTTTTCAGCTCACAAAAATTTACGCCAGGATGCTTATTTAAAGCTTTACGTGAAAAAGGAAACGGAAGTCACTTCATTTGATGAAGTAAAATTCCATGAATTACCTAAAAAAGTACAGAATCAAATGAAATAG
- a CDS encoding ABC transporter ATP-binding protein gives MTPLLKVQNVGKTYGKGANTFTALSNISFEVEKGEFVGVMGPSGAGKSTLLNVLATIDTPTTGEIIIEDTHLARMKDAELADFRRDNLGFIFQDYNLLDSLTVRENIVLPLAIAKMPTRAINARVDRIAALFGISDLLDKYPYQISGGQKQRTASSRALVTEPKLIFADEPTGALDSKSATDLLESLSDLNQSQAATIMMVTHDAFAASFCQRILFIQDGQLSKEIQRGTLTRKQFFQEILQVLSSIGGGVNDVI, from the coding sequence ATGACGCCATTATTAAAGGTACAAAACGTTGGAAAAACTTACGGCAAAGGCGCAAATACTTTTACAGCGCTATCGAATATATCATTTGAAGTTGAAAAAGGAGAGTTTGTTGGTGTAATGGGTCCTTCTGGGGCTGGGAAATCTACGCTTCTAAATGTATTAGCAACGATTGATACACCAACGACTGGTGAAATAATTATTGAGGATACTCATTTAGCACGTATGAAGGATGCTGAATTAGCGGATTTTCGTCGTGATAATTTAGGGTTTATTTTCCAAGACTATAACTTGCTTGATTCTTTAACAGTGCGAGAAAATATTGTTTTACCACTAGCGATTGCAAAAATGCCGACAAGGGCTATTAATGCAAGGGTTGATCGTATTGCTGCACTGTTTGGTATAAGTGATTTGCTAGATAAATATCCTTATCAAATATCAGGTGGGCAAAAGCAACGTACTGCCTCCTCACGAGCATTAGTGACAGAGCCGAAACTAATCTTTGCCGATGAGCCTACAGGTGCGCTTGATTCAAAATCCGCAACAGATTTACTAGAAAGCTTAAGTGATTTGAACCAATCTCAAGCCGCAACGATTATGATGGTAACCCATGATGCCTTTGCAGCTAGCTTCTGCCAGCGCATATTATTTATTCAGGATGGACAGCTTTCTAAGGAAATTCAACGTGGGACTCTAACAAGGAAGCAATTTTTCCAAGAGATCTTACAGGTGCTGTCTAGCATCGGGGGTGGAGTAAATGACGTTATTTAG
- a CDS encoding glutathione peroxidase gives MSIYDINVTLEDGTIYSLERYKGKPLLIVNTASKCGFTPQFEELEGLYEKYQEQGLVVLGFPSNQFKQELATAEEAASQCRLTYGVTFPMHEIVKVNGKEAHPIFDYLTSHSKGFLGNSVKWNFTKFLVNRNGEVVGRYASADKPSSFEEDIQKVLAQ, from the coding sequence ATTAACGTAACTTTAGAAGATGGTACTATCTATAGCCTCGAACGTTATAAAGGAAAGCCCTTGTTAATTGTTAATACAGCTTCCAAATGTGGCTTTACACCACAATTTGAAGAATTAGAAGGTCTCTATGAAAAATATCAGGAGCAAGGTCTGGTTGTACTTGGTTTTCCGTCAAATCAATTTAAACAAGAGCTAGCGACAGCTGAAGAAGCGGCCTCCCAATGTCGACTGACATATGGTGTGACGTTCCCAATGCATGAGATAGTTAAGGTAAATGGTAAAGAAGCACATCCTATTTTCGATTATCTTACTTCTCACTCCAAAGGATTTTTAGGTAATAGTGTTAAATGGAACTTTACAAAATTCCTTGTAAATCGTAATGGAGAGGTTGTTGGACGGTATGCATCAGCAGATAAGCCAAGTAGCTTTGAGGAAGATATTCAAAAAGTATTAGCACAATAG